A part of Bufo bufo chromosome 7, aBufBuf1.1, whole genome shotgun sequence genomic DNA contains:
- the LOC121008621 gene encoding LOW QUALITY PROTEIN: mitochondrial chaperone BCS1 (The sequence of the model RefSeq protein was modified relative to this genomic sequence to represent the inferred CDS: inserted 2 bases in 2 codons; deleted 4 bases in 3 codons) codes for MPFSDFLAALKDNPYFGAGFGLVGVGTALALARKSAQLGMVAFRRHYMITLEVPSKDKSYQWLLSWISHHAKRTQHLSVETSYLQHESGRISTKFDFVPSPGNHFIWYRNKWIRIERNREKQMIDLHTGTPWESVTFTAVGTNRDIFFNILQEARELALRQQEGKTIMYTALGAEWRPFGFPRRRRPLTSVVLEEGISDKIVQDVKGFIDNPKWYSDRGIPYRRGYLLYGPPDVGRVASLQPGRRAEYSICLMSLSDNSLSDDRLNHLLSVAPQQSIIXLEDVDAAFVSRDLAKENPTAYQGFGRLTFSGLLNALDGVASTEARIVFMTTNHIDRLDPALIRPGRVEVKQFIGHCSRGQLAQMFQRFYRTSPVLQQRKFADVALDAFEKISAAPVQGHFMMHKNDPXAAIKNIHSLAA; via the exons ATGCCGTTTTCGGACTTCCTGGCGGCCCTGAAGGACAACCCTTACTTTGGGGCAGGATTCGGTCTGGTTGGTGTGGGCACAGCCTTGGCATTGGCCCGTAAGAGTGCCCAGCTAGGAATGGTGGCCTTCAGAAGACATTACATGATTACGCTGGAGGTCCCCAGTAAAGACAAGAGCTACCAATGGCTGCTCAGCTGGATCTCCCATCACGCCAAACGTACTCAGCATCTGAGCGTAGAGACGTCGTATCTGCAGCACGAGAGCGGCCGGATCAGCACGAAGTTTGACTTTGTGCCCAGTCCTGGAAATCACTTTATTTG gtATCGAAACAAGTGGATTCGAATAGAGAGAAATCGTGAGAAACAGATGATTGACCTACACACTGGAACCCCCTGGGAGTCTGTCACTTTCACTGCAGTTGGGACCAATCGTGACATTTTCTTCAACATTTTGCAAGAAG CTCGAGAACTTGCTCTGCGTCAGCAAGAGGGGAAGACGATCATGTACACTGCTCTGGGTGCTGAATGGCGACCATTTGGTTTTCCAAGACGCAgacgacccctgacctctgtggtGCTAGAAGAAGGGATTTCAGATAAGATTGTTCAGGATGTGAAAGGATTTATCGACAATCCCAAGTGGTACAGTGACCGAG GAATCCCGTATAGAAGAGGATACCTGCTCTATGGGCCGCCTGATGTGGGAAGAGTAGCTTCAT TACAGCCTGGCCGGAGAGCTGAGTACAGCATCTGTCTAATGAGCCTGAGTGACAACAGCCTCTCCGACGACCGGCTCAACCACCTCCTGAGCGTCGCTCCGCAGCAGAGCATCA CTCTAGAGGACGTGGATGCTGCTTTTGTGAGTCGAGACCTGGCCAAAGAGA ATCCCACCGCATATCAAGGATTTGGCCGCTTA ACCTTCAGCGGTCTGTTAAACGCTCTGGACGGCGTGGCATCCACTGAAGCGCGCATTGTGTTCATGACAACCAATCACATTGACAG GTTGGACCCCGCGTTGATCCGTCCAGGCCGCGTTGAA GTCAAGCAGTTCATAGGACACTGCTCCCGGGGGCAGCTCGCCCAGATGTTTCAGAGGTTTTACCGGACCAGCCCGGTTCTGCAGCAGAGGAAGTTTGCGGACGTGGCCCTCGATGCCTTTGAGAAGATCAGTGCAGCCCCAGTTCAG GGTCATTTTATGATGCACAAAAACGACC AGGCAGCCATTAAGAACATTCACTCTCTGGCTGCATAA